From one Rhizobium lentis genomic stretch:
- a CDS encoding DUF4241 domain-containing protein, translated as MRNRIMQAARLLLCAAAAHAPVSVAAAGWDVSKASSNFELVALGDTELSGRSIGVIHMGKVELTSGRIVAADPLAQPDRPALAKTVAPGEYPVTLYQAFGRIAAAGMRFAEGKPDHWELAVLPGQDPATLKDGEIFGYPVDAGVGCYMDADTLARIDERQAQVQAQKPDADINYYDDVLASDLDANKGHYALHRPVAGKKGNVAVFWSGWGDGFYPVFWGLDKDGRPLVLLTDFGVVKNADGRREPTGQ; from the coding sequence ATGCGGAACCGGATCATGCAAGCGGCGCGCCTCCTTCTTTGCGCTGCCGCAGCGCATGCCCCGGTCTCCGTCGCGGCCGCCGGCTGGGATGTCAGCAAAGCGAGCAGTAATTTCGAGCTGGTCGCGCTCGGCGACACCGAGCTCTCGGGACGGTCGATCGGCGTGATCCACATGGGCAAGGTGGAACTGACCTCGGGTCGCATCGTCGCGGCCGATCCGCTCGCCCAGCCGGATCGTCCGGCCCTCGCAAAGACGGTCGCACCGGGGGAATACCCGGTCACGCTCTACCAGGCCTTCGGGCGCATTGCCGCCGCCGGCATGCGCTTTGCCGAGGGTAAGCCGGATCACTGGGAGCTTGCCGTCCTGCCCGGCCAGGATCCGGCGACGCTGAAGGACGGCGAGATCTTCGGCTATCCCGTCGATGCCGGCGTCGGCTGCTACATGGATGCCGATACGCTGGCGCGGATCGACGAGCGTCAAGCGCAGGTCCAGGCGCAGAAACCGGATGCCGACATCAATTATTACGACGACGTGCTGGCTTCGGACCTCGATGCCAACAAGGGCCACTATGCGCTGCACCGGCCGGTCGCCGGCAAGAAGGGCAATGTTGCGGTGTTCTGGAGCGGCTGGGGCGATGGGTTCTATCCGGTCTTCTGGGGGCTCGACAAGGATGGCAGGCCGCTGGTGCTGCTGACGGATTTCGGCGTGGTCAAGAATGCCGACGGGCGGAGAGAGCCGACGGGACAATGA
- the odhB gene encoding 2-oxoglutarate dehydrogenase complex dihydrolipoyllysine-residue succinyltransferase — MATEIRVPTLGESVSEATVGTWFKKVGDAIKADEPILELETDKVTIEVPAPTSGTLSEIVAAAGETVGLGALLGQIAEGAAAAAAPAAAAPAAAPAQPAPAAAAQPAAVAAASSSASVSTMPPAPAASKMLAENNLSADQVDGSGKRGQVLKGDVIAAVARGISAPAAAPAAAPVAARGPSTVEDASREERVKMTRLRQTIAKRLKDAQNTAAMLTTYNEVDMKAVMDLRNKYKDVFEKKHGVKLGFMGFFTKAVTHALKELPAVNAEIDGTDIIYKNYCHIGVAVGTDKGLVVPIVRDADQMSIAEIEKEIGRLGKAARDGQLSMADMQGGTFTISNGGVYGSLMSSPILNAPQSGILGMHKIQERPVAIGGQVVIRPMMYLALSYDHRIVDGKEAVTFLVRVKESLEDPERLVLDL, encoded by the coding sequence ATGGCCACAGAAATCCGCGTTCCAACTCTCGGTGAATCCGTCAGCGAGGCAACCGTCGGCACCTGGTTCAAGAAGGTCGGCGACGCCATCAAGGCCGATGAGCCAATTCTGGAGCTCGAAACCGACAAGGTGACCATCGAAGTTCCCGCCCCCACCTCCGGCACGCTCTCGGAAATCGTCGCTGCCGCCGGTGAAACAGTCGGCCTCGGCGCATTGCTCGGCCAGATCGCCGAAGGTGCAGCCGCCGCCGCCGCTCCGGCTGCCGCTGCACCGGCCGCCGCTCCCGCCCAGCCGGCTCCGGCCGCTGCCGCCCAGCCGGCTGCCGTCGCTGCTGCGTCGTCGAGCGCCTCCGTCTCCACTATGCCGCCGGCCCCGGCGGCCTCGAAGATGCTTGCCGAAAACAACCTTTCCGCCGATCAGGTCGACGGCAGCGGCAAGCGCGGGCAGGTGCTGAAGGGCGATGTCATTGCCGCCGTCGCCAGGGGTATTTCCGCTCCGGCAGCCGCACCCGCTGCAGCGCCTGTGGCTGCACGCGGCCCGTCGACGGTCGAGGACGCCTCCCGCGAAGAGCGCGTGAAGATGACGCGCCTGCGCCAGACGATTGCCAAGCGCCTCAAGGACGCGCAGAACACTGCCGCCATGCTGACCACCTATAACGAGGTGGACATGAAGGCGGTCATGGACCTGCGCAACAAGTACAAGGACGTTTTCGAGAAGAAGCACGGCGTCAAGCTCGGCTTCATGGGCTTCTTCACCAAGGCCGTGACGCATGCCCTCAAGGAACTTCCGGCTGTTAATGCCGAGATCGACGGCACCGACATCATCTACAAGAACTACTGCCATATCGGCGTCGCCGTCGGTACCGACAAGGGCCTGGTGGTTCCGATCGTGCGTGACGCCGACCAGATGTCGATCGCCGAGATCGAAAAGGAAATCGGCCGCCTCGGCAAGGCAGCCCGCGACGGCCAGCTTTCGATGGCCGACATGCAGGGCGGCACCTTCACCATCTCGAATGGCGGCGTCTACGGCTCGCTGATGTCGTCGCCCATCCTCAACGCCCCGCAGTCCGGCATCCTCGGCATGCACAAGATCCAGGAGCGGCCGGTCGCGATCGGCGGCCAGGTGGTCATCCGCCCGATGATGTATCTGGCACTGTCCTACGATCACCGCATCGTCGACGGCAAGGAAGCGGTCACCTTCCTCGTGCGCGTCAAGGAGAGCCTCGAGGATCCGGAACGTCTGGTTCTCGATCTCTAA
- a CDS encoding YciI family protein produces MAYFFLRLLPPRPTFPHDGTGEEMAAMKRHVEYWHRHALAGSAIIVGPVFEGEGAFGMAVVEVEDRAAAQALADGDPIVTSGFGFRFDVLPMPSIILRPPAV; encoded by the coding sequence ATGGCTTATTTCTTTCTGAGACTGCTGCCGCCGCGCCCAACTTTTCCGCATGACGGAACGGGGGAGGAAATGGCGGCGATGAAACGCCATGTCGAATACTGGCATCGGCACGCCCTTGCGGGATCGGCAATCATCGTCGGCCCCGTATTCGAGGGTGAAGGCGCCTTCGGCATGGCAGTCGTCGAGGTCGAGGATCGGGCGGCGGCGCAGGCTCTTGCCGACGGCGATCCGATCGTCACTTCCGGCTTCGGTTTCCGCTTCGATGTCTTGCCGATGCCCTCGATCATTTTGCGGCCGCCCGCCGTCTGA
- a CDS encoding 2-oxoglutarate dehydrogenase E1 component: MARQEANEQFQITSFLDGANAAYIEQLYARYEEDPASVDDQWRTFFKALEDDPADVKKAAKGASWRKKNWPLQAGGDLVSALDGDWGIVEKVIETKVKAKAAAEGKPADGTDVLQATRDSVRAIMMIRAYRMRGHLHAKLDPLGIAAAVDDYRELSPENYGFTSADYDRKIFIDNVLGLEYATLREMIEILERTYCSTLGVEFMHISNPEEKAWIQERIEGPDKGVAFSAEGKKAILAKLVEAEGYEQFLDVKFKGTKRFGLDGGESLIPALEQILKRGGHLGLKEAVFGMAHRGRLNVLSQVMGKPHRAIFHEFKGGSYAPDEVEGSGDVKYHLGASSDREFDGNKVHVSLTANPSHLEIVDPVVMGKARAKQDMSATVWDGDIIPLSERAKVLPLLIHGDAAFAGQGVIAEILGLSGLRGHRVAGTMHVIINNQIGFTTNPAFSRSSPYPSDVAKMIEAPILHVNGDDPEAVVYAAKIATEFRMKFHKPVVLDMFCYRRYGHNEGDEPSFTQPKMYKVIRGHKTVLQLYAERLVAEGLLTDGEVEKMKADWRAHLEQEFDAGQHYKPNKADWLDGEWSGLRTADNADEQRRGKTAMPMKTLKEIGRKLSEIPAGFNAHRTIQRFMENRANMIASGEGIDWAMAEALAFGSLVVEGHKIRLSGQDCERGTFSQRHSVLYDQETEERYIPLANLAPTQARYEVINSMLSEEAVLGFEYGYSLARPNALTLWEAQFGDFANGAQVVFDQFISSGERKWLRMSGLVCLLPHGYEGQGPEHSSARLERFLQLCAEDNMQVANVTTPANYFHILRRQLKRDFRKPLILMTPKSLLRHKRAVSTLAELAGESAFHRLLWDDAEVIKDGPIKLQKDNKIRRVVMCSGKVYYDLLEEREKRGIDDIYLLRVEQLYPFPAKALINELSRFRNAEMVWCQEEPKNMGAWSFIDPFLEWVLAHIDAKYQRVRYTGRPAAASPATGLMSKHLSQLAAFLEDALGG; the protein is encoded by the coding sequence ATGGCACGGCAAGAAGCCAACGAGCAGTTTCAGATCACCTCGTTTCTGGATGGCGCCAACGCGGCCTATATCGAGCAGCTCTATGCGCGCTACGAAGAGGATCCGGCGTCGGTGGATGATCAGTGGCGCACTTTCTTCAAGGCGCTGGAAGACGATCCTGCCGATGTGAAGAAGGCGGCCAAGGGTGCTTCCTGGCGCAAGAAGAACTGGCCGCTGCAGGCCGGCGGCGATCTGGTGTCGGCGCTCGACGGTGACTGGGGCATCGTCGAGAAGGTGATCGAGACCAAGGTGAAGGCGAAGGCCGCCGCCGAGGGCAAGCCCGCCGATGGCACCGACGTGCTGCAGGCGACGCGCGATTCCGTTCGCGCCATCATGATGATCCGCGCCTACCGCATGCGCGGCCATCTGCATGCCAAGCTCGATCCGCTCGGCATCGCCGCGGCCGTCGACGACTATCGCGAGCTTTCGCCGGAAAATTACGGCTTCACATCAGCCGATTACGATCGCAAAATCTTCATCGACAACGTGCTCGGCCTGGAATACGCGACCCTCAGGGAAATGATCGAGATCCTCGAGCGCACCTACTGTTCGACGCTCGGCGTTGAATTCATGCACATCTCCAATCCTGAGGAGAAGGCCTGGATCCAGGAGCGCATTGAAGGCCCTGACAAGGGCGTGGCGTTCTCCGCTGAAGGTAAGAAGGCGATCCTTGCGAAGCTCGTCGAAGCCGAAGGTTACGAGCAGTTCCTCGACGTCAAGTTCAAGGGCACCAAGCGCTTCGGCCTCGATGGCGGTGAATCGCTGATCCCGGCGCTCGAACAGATCCTGAAGCGCGGCGGCCATCTCGGCCTCAAGGAAGCCGTGTTCGGCATGGCCCATCGCGGCCGCCTGAACGTGCTCTCCCAGGTCATGGGCAAGCCGCACCGCGCCATCTTCCACGAATTCAAGGGCGGCTCCTACGCACCCGATGAAGTCGAAGGCTCCGGCGACGTCAAGTACCATCTCGGTGCATCCTCCGACCGTGAATTCGATGGCAACAAGGTGCACGTTTCGCTGACCGCGAACCCCTCGCATCTCGAAATCGTCGATCCCGTCGTCATGGGCAAGGCCCGCGCCAAGCAGGATATGAGCGCCACCGTCTGGGACGGCGACATCATTCCGCTCTCCGAACGCGCAAAGGTTCTGCCGCTCCTGATCCACGGCGACGCGGCCTTTGCCGGCCAGGGCGTCATTGCTGAAATACTCGGCCTGTCCGGTCTGCGCGGCCACCGTGTTGCCGGCACCATGCACGTCATCATCAACAACCAGATCGGCTTTACGACGAACCCTGCCTTTTCGCGCTCGTCGCCCTATCCGTCCGACGTCGCCAAGATGATCGAAGCCCCGATCCTGCACGTCAACGGCGACGATCCGGAAGCCGTGGTTTATGCGGCCAAGATCGCCACCGAATTCCGCATGAAGTTCCACAAGCCTGTGGTGCTCGACATGTTCTGCTATCGCCGCTACGGCCACAATGAAGGCGACGAGCCGTCCTTCACGCAGCCGAAGATGTACAAGGTCATTCGCGGCCACAAGACGGTGCTGCAGCTCTATGCCGAGCGCCTCGTTGCCGAAGGCCTGCTCACCGACGGCGAAGTCGAGAAGATGAAGGCCGATTGGCGCGCGCATCTCGAGCAGGAGTTCGATGCGGGCCAGCACTACAAGCCGAACAAGGCCGACTGGCTTGATGGTGAATGGTCGGGCCTGCGCACCGCCGACAATGCCGACGAGCAGCGCCGCGGCAAGACCGCTATGCCGATGAAGACGCTGAAGGAGATCGGCCGCAAACTCTCGGAGATCCCGGCTGGCTTCAATGCGCACCGCACGATCCAGCGTTTCATGGAAAACCGCGCCAACATGATCGCCAGCGGCGAGGGCATCGACTGGGCGATGGCCGAAGCGCTGGCTTTCGGTTCGCTCGTCGTCGAAGGCCACAAGATCCGCCTGTCCGGTCAGGACTGCGAACGCGGCACCTTCTCGCAGCGTCATTCGGTCCTCTACGATCAGGAAACCGAAGAGCGCTACATTCCGCTCGCCAATCTTGCGCCGACGCAGGCCCGTTACGAAGTCATCAACTCGATGCTTTCGGAAGAAGCCGTTCTCGGCTTCGAATACGGCTATTCGCTGGCCCGCCCGAACGCGCTGACGCTCTGGGAGGCGCAGTTCGGCGATTTCGCCAACGGCGCGCAGGTGGTGTTCGACCAGTTCATCTCGTCGGGCGAACGCAAGTGGCTGCGCATGTCCGGCCTCGTCTGCCTGCTGCCGCACGGTTATGAGGGTCAGGGGCCGGAGCACTCCTCGGCTCGCCTGGAACGTTTCCTGCAGCTCTGTGCGGAAGACAACATGCAGGTCGCCAACGTCACGACGCCGGCGAACTACTTCCACATCCTGCGCCGGCAGCTGAAGCGCGACTTCCGCAAGCCGCTGATCCTGATGACGCCGAAGTCGCTGCTGCGCCACAAGCGGGCCGTCTCCACGCTTGCCGAACTGGCCGGCGAATCGGCTTTCCATCGCCTGCTGTGGGACGATGCCGAGGTGATCAAGGACGGCCCGATCAAGCTGCAGAAGGACAACAAGATCCGCCGCGTCGTCATGTGCTCCGGCAAGGTCTATTACGATCTTCTCGAAGAGCGCGAAAAGCGCGGTATCGACGACATCTATCTCCTGCGCGTCGAACAGCTCTATCCGTTCCCGGCAAAGGCGCTCATCAACGAGCTGTCGCGATTCCGCAATGCCGAGATGGTCTGGTGCCAGGAAGAGCCGAAGAACATGGGCGCATGGTCGTTCATCGACCCGTTCCTCGAATGGGTGCTTGCCCATATCGATGCGAAATACCAGCGCGTCCGTTACACCGGCCGCCCGGCTGCCGCTTCGCCGGCGACGGGCCTGATGTCGAAACATCTGTCGCAGCTCGCCGCGTTCCTCGAGGATGCACTGGGCGGTTAA
- the sucD gene encoding succinate--CoA ligase subunit alpha yields the protein MSILVNKDTKVLVQGLTGKTGTFHTEQALAYYGTQMVGGIHPKKGGETWTGAKGESLPIFATVAEGKEKTGADATVIYVPPAGAADAIIEAIDAEIPFITCITEGIPVMDMVRVKARLDRSSSRLLGPNCPGILTPEECKIGIMPGSIFRKGSVGIVSRSGTLTYEAVFQTSNEGLGQTTAVGIGGDPVKGTEFIDVLEMFLADEATQSIIMIGEIGGSAEEDAAQFLKDEAKKGRKKPMAGFIAGRTAPKGRTMGHAGAVVSGGKGDAESKIAAMESAGIKVSPSPARLGKTLVEVLKG from the coding sequence ATGTCTATTCTCGTCAACAAAGACACCAAGGTCCTCGTTCAGGGTCTGACCGGCAAGACCGGCACGTTCCACACCGAACAGGCGCTCGCCTATTACGGCACCCAGATGGTCGGCGGTATCCACCCGAAGAAGGGCGGCGAAACCTGGACCGGCGCCAAGGGCGAAAGCCTGCCGATCTTTGCGACCGTGGCCGAAGGCAAGGAAAAGACCGGCGCCGACGCGACCGTCATCTACGTTCCGCCGGCAGGCGCCGCCGACGCCATCATCGAGGCGATCGACGCCGAGATCCCGTTCATCACCTGCATCACCGAAGGCATCCCGGTCATGGACATGGTGCGCGTCAAGGCTCGCCTCGACCGCTCCAGCTCGCGTCTGCTCGGGCCCAACTGCCCGGGCATCCTGACGCCGGAAGAATGCAAGATCGGCATCATGCCGGGCTCGATCTTCCGCAAGGGTTCGGTCGGTATCGTTTCCCGCTCGGGCACGCTGACCTACGAAGCCGTCTTCCAGACCTCCAATGAAGGGCTCGGCCAGACGACGGCCGTCGGCATCGGCGGCGACCCGGTCAAGGGCACCGAGTTCATCGACGTGCTCGAGATGTTCCTGGCCGACGAAGCCACGCAGTCGATCATCATGATCGGCGAAATCGGCGGCTCGGCTGAAGAAGATGCGGCTCAGTTCCTCAAGGACGAAGCCAAGAAGGGCCGCAAGAAGCCGATGGCCGGCTTCATCGCCGGCCGTACCGCACCGAAGGGCCGCACCATGGGCCATGCCGGCGCTGTCGTCTCCGGCGGCAAGGGCGACGCGGAATCGAAGATCGCGGCGATGGAATCGGCAGGCATCAAGGTGTCGCCGTCGCCGGCCCGCCTCGGCAAGACGCTGGTTGAAGTCCTCAAGGGCTGA
- the sucC gene encoding ADP-forming succinate--CoA ligase subunit beta — protein sequence MNIHEYQAKALLKGYGAPVAEGVAILKVEEAEAAAKSLPGPLYVVKSQIHAGGRGKGKFKELSPEAKGGVRLARSIEDVVANAKEMLGNTLVTAQTGEAGKQVNRLYIEDGADIERELYCSLLVDRSVGKVAFVVSTEGGMDIEAVAHDTPEKIQTIAIDPEAGVTAADVAKISAALKLEGAAAEDAKSLFPLLYRAFNEKDMSLLEINPLIVMKNGHLRVLDAKMSFDGNALFRHDDVRTLRDETEEDAKEIEASKWDLAYVALDGNIGCMVNGAGLAMATMDIIKLYGKEPANFCDVGGGAGKEKVAAAFKIITADPKVEGILVNIFGGIMKCDVIAEGVIAAVKEVGLKVPLVVRLEGTNVELGKKILNESGLAITAADDLDDAAKKIVAAING from the coding sequence ATGAACATTCATGAATATCAGGCCAAGGCTCTGCTGAAGGGCTATGGCGCTCCGGTTGCCGAGGGCGTGGCAATTCTCAAGGTCGAAGAGGCCGAGGCTGCCGCCAAGTCGCTTCCCGGTCCGCTTTACGTGGTCAAGAGCCAGATCCATGCCGGCGGTCGCGGCAAGGGCAAGTTCAAGGAACTGTCGCCGGAAGCCAAGGGCGGCGTGCGTCTCGCCAGGTCGATCGAGGACGTGGTCGCCAACGCCAAGGAAATGCTCGGCAACACGCTGGTGACCGCGCAGACCGGCGAAGCCGGCAAGCAGGTCAACCGCCTCTACATCGAGGACGGCGCCGACATCGAACGCGAACTCTATTGCTCGCTGCTGGTCGACCGCTCGGTCGGCAAGGTCGCCTTCGTTGTCTCCACCGAAGGCGGCATGGACATCGAGGCTGTCGCCCACGACACGCCTGAGAAGATCCAGACGATCGCCATCGACCCGGAAGCCGGCGTAACGGCCGCCGACGTGGCCAAGATCTCCGCCGCGCTCAAGCTCGAAGGTGCTGCCGCGGAAGACGCCAAGTCGCTCTTCCCGCTGCTTTACAGGGCGTTCAACGAGAAGGACATGTCGCTTCTCGAAATCAATCCGCTGATCGTCATGAAGAATGGCCATCTGCGCGTTCTCGACGCGAAGATGTCCTTCGACGGCAACGCGCTCTTCCGTCACGACGACGTCAGGACGCTGCGCGACGAAACCGAAGAGGACGCCAAGGAAATCGAGGCTTCCAAGTGGGACCTCGCCTATGTCGCGCTCGACGGCAATATCGGCTGCATGGTCAACGGCGCGGGCCTTGCCATGGCGACGATGGACATCATCAAGCTCTACGGCAAGGAGCCGGCCAATTTCTGCGACGTCGGCGGTGGCGCCGGCAAGGAGAAGGTCGCTGCGGCCTTCAAGATCATCACCGCCGACCCCAAGGTCGAAGGCATTCTCGTCAACATCTTCGGCGGCATCATGAAGTGCGACGTTATCGCCGAGGGCGTCATTGCCGCAGTCAAGGAAGTCGGCCTGAAGGTTCCGCTCGTCGTGCGCCTTGAAGGCACCAATGTCGAGCTTGGCAAGAAGATCCTGAACGAGTCGGGTCTCGCGATCACGGCGGCCGACGACTTGGACGATGCCGCCAAGAAGATCGTCGCGGCGATCAACGGCTAA
- the mdh gene encoding malate dehydrogenase translates to MARNKIALIGSGMIGGTLAHLAGLKELGDIVLFDIADGIPQGKGLDIAQSSPVEGFDANLTGASDYSAIEGADVCIVTAGVPRKPGMSRDDLLGINLKVMEQVGAGIKKYAPNAFVICITNPLDAMVWALQKFSGLPANKVVGMAGVLDSSRFRLFLAKEFNVSVQDVTAFVLGGHGDTMVPLARYSTVGGIPLTDLVTMGWVTKERLEEIIQRTRDGGAEIVGLLKTGSAYYAPAASAIEMAESYLKDKKRVLPCAAHLTGQYGVKDMYVGVPTVIGAGGVERVIEIDLNKTEKEAFDKSVAAVAGLCEACINIAPALK, encoded by the coding sequence ATGGCGCGTAACAAGATCGCACTCATTGGTTCTGGCATGATTGGTGGCACGCTGGCGCATCTCGCCGGCCTGAAGGAGCTGGGCGACATCGTCCTCTTCGACATCGCGGACGGCATTCCCCAGGGCAAGGGCCTAGACATCGCGCAGTCCTCGCCCGTCGAAGGCTTCGACGCCAACCTGACCGGCGCCAGCGACTATTCGGCGATCGAAGGCGCTGATGTCTGCATCGTCACCGCCGGCGTTCCGCGCAAGCCGGGCATGAGCCGCGACGATCTTCTCGGCATCAACCTCAAGGTCATGGAGCAGGTCGGCGCCGGCATCAAGAAGTACGCGCCCAACGCCTTCGTGATCTGCATCACCAACCCGCTCGACGCCATGGTCTGGGCGCTGCAGAAGTTTTCCGGCCTTCCGGCCAACAAGGTCGTCGGCATGGCCGGCGTTCTCGACTCCTCGCGCTTCCGCCTCTTCCTCGCCAAGGAATTCAACGTTTCCGTCCAGGACGTAACGGCCTTCGTTCTCGGCGGCCATGGCGACACGATGGTGCCGCTCGCCCGCTACTCGACCGTCGGCGGCATTCCGCTCACCGACCTCGTTACCATGGGCTGGGTCACCAAGGAGCGCCTCGAAGAAATCATCCAGCGCACCCGTGACGGCGGCGCCGAAATCGTCGGCCTGCTGAAGACGGGCTCGGCCTACTATGCACCGGCTGCCTCGGCGATTGAAATGGCTGAATCCTACCTCAAGGACAAGAAGCGCGTACTGCCCTGCGCTGCCCACCTGACCGGTCAGTACGGCGTCAAGGACATGTATGTCGGCGTTCCCACGGTCATCGGCGCCGGCGGCGTCGAGCGCGTCATCGAGATCGATCTCAACAAGACCGAGAAGGAGGCCTTCGACAAGTCGGTGGCTGCCGTCGCCGGTCTCTGCGAAGCCTGCATCAACATCGCGCCTGCCCTCAAGTAA
- the zapE gene encoding cell division protein ZapE: protein MQPIPDYALSVCEQLKSLTLSGALQVDSAQMSVAKNLDRVLAGLKQRRPAAKSSALGWLFAGKKKPADGIKGLYIHGSVGRGKTMLMDMFFSMAPCRKKRRAHFHEFMADVHNRIAAHRLKLKNGETKQADPMPPVAAALYEEAELLCFDEFTVTDIADAMILSRLFSELFARGCVLVATSNVEPDNLYKDGLNRGLFLPFVALLKQHVDVVTLDSPTDYRMEKLNSQPVYLVPINEHNDMAMEASWTQALHGRKAQPLDIPMKGRSIHVPLAVDRMARFSFADLCDKPLGATDFLAIAERFDTVFIERIPLLGPEKRNQIKRFIILVDALYDHAVRLYISAAAMPEELLVERRGTEGFEFDRTTSRLFEMRSAEYLALHHEKRAAE, encoded by the coding sequence ATGCAGCCAATACCAGATTATGCGCTCAGCGTTTGCGAACAGCTTAAATCGCTGACGCTTTCCGGTGCGCTGCAGGTCGATTCCGCCCAGATGAGCGTGGCGAAAAACCTCGATAGGGTGCTTGCCGGGCTGAAGCAGCGGCGGCCGGCGGCAAAATCGAGCGCGCTTGGCTGGCTGTTCGCCGGCAAGAAGAAGCCTGCTGACGGTATCAAGGGGCTCTATATTCACGGCAGCGTCGGACGCGGCAAGACCATGCTGATGGATATGTTCTTCTCGATGGCGCCCTGCCGGAAGAAGCGGCGGGCGCATTTCCACGAATTCATGGCGGATGTGCACAACCGCATTGCGGCGCACCGGCTGAAGCTCAAGAACGGCGAGACGAAGCAGGCCGACCCGATGCCGCCGGTCGCCGCTGCCCTCTACGAGGAAGCGGAGCTCCTCTGCTTCGACGAATTCACGGTCACAGACATTGCCGACGCGATGATCCTGTCGCGGCTGTTCTCCGAGCTCTTCGCGCGGGGATGCGTGCTCGTCGCCACCTCGAATGTCGAGCCTGACAATCTCTATAAGGACGGCCTTAACCGCGGTCTCTTTCTGCCTTTCGTCGCCCTGCTCAAGCAGCATGTCGATGTCGTCACCCTGGATTCGCCGACCGACTATCGGATGGAGAAGCTGAACAGCCAGCCGGTCTATCTGGTGCCGATCAACGAGCACAACGATATGGCGATGGAGGCGTCCTGGACGCAGGCGCTGCATGGGCGCAAGGCGCAGCCCCTCGATATTCCCATGAAAGGGCGCTCCATCCATGTGCCGCTTGCCGTCGACCGCATGGCGCGGTTTTCTTTCGCCGATCTCTGCGACAAGCCACTCGGGGCAACTGATTTTCTTGCCATTGCCGAACGCTTCGACACGGTCTTCATCGAGCGCATTCCTCTGCTCGGCCCGGAAAAGCGGAACCAGATCAAGCGGTTCATCATTCTGGTCGATGCGCTCTATGATCACGCCGTGCGGCTTTACATTTCCGCCGCGGCCATGCCCGAGGAACTGCTCGTGGAACGGCGCGGCACCGAGGGCTTCGAATTCGACCGCACGACATCACGACTTTTCGAAATGAGGAGCGCTGAATATCTTGCGCTGCACCATGAAAAGCGGGCCGCAGAGTAA
- a CDS encoding protease inhibitor Inh/omp19 family protein produces MQLRYAMTGLGVALALAGCQRTAYDYSSNSPSAAPAPLTAQPVPSVQGGQLPPPTGGSQFPAAPTATAPMPGAQAGAVAANALDVTKESMVGNWRVNGSCDMFLTLTNLGSGSRGGTRGCVGELTAMGSWEVAGKQVLLKDRSGNQIGSVYKTADNRFQGQTSTGQQISLSR; encoded by the coding sequence ATGCAGTTGCGATATGCGATGACAGGTCTGGGGGTGGCTCTCGCGCTAGCCGGTTGTCAGCGTACGGCATATGATTACAGCTCCAACTCTCCTAGCGCCGCACCGGCGCCGTTGACGGCGCAGCCGGTTCCCTCAGTGCAGGGCGGGCAGCTTCCGCCGCCAACGGGCGGCTCGCAGTTTCCGGCGGCGCCGACAGCGACGGCGCCGATGCCGGGTGCGCAAGCCGGCGCGGTTGCCGCGAATGCGCTCGATGTCACCAAGGAATCGATGGTCGGAAACTGGCGCGTCAATGGCAGCTGCGACATGTTCCTGACGCTCACCAATCTCGGCAGTGGGTCGCGTGGCGGCACGCGCGGCTGCGTCGGTGAGTTGACGGCGATGGGCTCCTGGGAAGTCGCGGGCAAGCAGGTGCTGCTCAAGGACCGTTCGGGCAACCAGATCGGCAGCGTCTACAAGACGGCCGACAATCGCTTCCAAGGCCAGACGAGTACGGGTCAGCAGATCAGCCTCAGCCGGTAA